A window of Reinekea marina contains these coding sequences:
- a CDS encoding tetratricopeptide repeat protein, producing MFSIMTRVGAVLLVILSVFANAETGVTESSEANAGNDKLPANTEQVINSLDEPLYTPFIERYILDELKQLRSEMAAQKHELMQQVIDREHRSVDRGVAYATDTITYFFYLIAAASSILVIVGWTSIREIKERVHSYANDEITKLVSEYESRLEKIERQILVKTQDIEENTKEIEVTREVQSLWMRSQQEFNASSKIRIYDQIIAINPEDVEAYTYKADAVLEMQEPQWAINLCQQALEKDPNNAHAFFQLACAHAALDNLEESLRYTCEAYNCDDNYREEILKEELLAPIRNMAEFKIKFSIEDDTAE from the coding sequence ATGTTTAGCATCATGACTAGAGTTGGCGCAGTTTTATTAGTAATACTGTCTGTTTTTGCCAACGCAGAGACGGGTGTCACTGAATCAAGCGAAGCCAATGCTGGAAATGATAAGCTACCTGCAAATACAGAGCAGGTGATCAATTCGCTCGATGAGCCGCTGTATACGCCGTTCATCGAGCGTTATATTTTGGATGAACTCAAGCAATTGAGATCAGAAATGGCGGCGCAGAAGCATGAATTGATGCAGCAAGTGATTGACCGAGAGCATCGTTCGGTCGATCGAGGTGTTGCTTATGCAACGGATACGATTACCTATTTCTTCTACCTGATAGCTGCTGCGAGTTCGATCTTAGTTATTGTTGGCTGGACGTCAATTCGCGAGATTAAAGAGCGCGTACATAGTTACGCTAACGATGAAATTACAAAATTGGTCTCTGAATATGAGAGCCGATTGGAAAAAATTGAACGTCAAATTCTAGTTAAGACTCAAGATATCGAAGAGAACACCAAAGAGATTGAGGTCACTCGTGAGGTGCAATCGCTGTGGATGCGATCTCAGCAAGAGTTTAATGCCTCCAGTAAGATCCGAATATACGACCAAATTATTGCGATTAACCCTGAAGATGTAGAAGCCTATACCTATAAGGCCGATGCGGTGTTAGAAATGCAAGAGCCTCAGTGGGCTATTAACCTATGTCAGCAAGCGTTAGAGAAAGATCCTAACAATGCCCATGCTTTTTTTCAGCTCGCCTGTGCGCATGCCGCACTCGATAACTTAGAAGAGTCATTGCGTTATACGTGTGAGGCTTACAATTGTGACGATAATTACCGAGAAGAGATTCTAAAAGAAGAGTTGTTAGCGCCAATTAGAAATATGGCGGAGTTTAAAATTAAGTTTTCTATTGAAGATGACACCGCTGAATAA
- a CDS encoding aspartate kinase, with product MHTIEKIGGTSMNDYESVRDNIIFKPSQRGSFYNRVFVVSAYGGITDRLLEHKKSAQPGVFKLFSSAMEDDSWLKALSELRSQMHQINSELFAQDDPQLSIANEFVNERIVDAQKCLLDLQSLCRHGHFALEAHLHTVREMLASIGEAHSAWNMATLLRRDGINARFVDLTGWRTQTHLTLDERISQAFSELDLSKEMPIVTGYAHTDDGLMSTFDRGYSEMTFSRLAVLTEASEAVIHKEFHLSSADPRLVGEENAVPIGRTNYDVADQLANLGMEAIHPKAAKGLRQSDIALRVMNTFEPEHKGTLITGDYVSESPCVEIIAGKKGVYAIELFDQDMAGLFHIYDPKIVSVIKEFKAQIVSKDINANTVTHYLSTNLKTIKRIRKKLESLFPQAELDQRKVAIVSAIGSDLAIKGLLAKTSKAIADADVGVLAIHQCMRQVDIQFIVEEEDYEKTIKALHSALVEIYDHGRAICLAS from the coding sequence ATGCATACCATTGAAAAAATTGGTGGAACGTCGATGAACGACTATGAGTCGGTTCGCGATAACATTATTTTTAAACCCAGTCAGCGAGGAAGTTTTTACAATCGAGTATTTGTTGTATCGGCCTACGGCGGCATAACAGATCGGCTTTTAGAGCATAAAAAAAGCGCACAGCCCGGCGTTTTTAAACTGTTTTCCAGTGCAATGGAAGATGACAGTTGGTTAAAGGCTCTGAGCGAATTACGCAGTCAAATGCACCAAATAAACAGCGAATTATTTGCTCAAGATGATCCTCAGTTAAGTATTGCCAATGAATTTGTGAATGAACGGATTGTCGATGCTCAAAAGTGTTTACTCGACTTGCAAAGCTTATGTCGGCATGGGCATTTCGCATTAGAGGCACATTTGCACACAGTGCGAGAAATGCTAGCCAGTATTGGGGAAGCGCACAGTGCGTGGAATATGGCGACTTTATTGCGCCGCGATGGGATTAATGCCCGCTTTGTCGATTTAACCGGATGGCGTACCCAAACCCACTTAACGCTCGATGAGCGAATTTCACAAGCATTCAGTGAACTCGATTTAAGCAAGGAAATGCCGATTGTAACCGGTTATGCGCATACAGATGATGGATTAATGTCGACATTCGATCGTGGTTACAGCGAAATGACCTTCAGCCGATTGGCCGTTCTCACGGAAGCCAGTGAAGCCGTTATTCATAAGGAGTTTCACCTTTCCAGTGCCGACCCGCGATTAGTCGGTGAAGAAAACGCTGTCCCTATTGGCCGAACAAACTACGATGTTGCGGATCAACTGGCAAACCTAGGTATGGAGGCTATTCACCCAAAAGCTGCAAAAGGTTTGCGTCAAAGTGACATCGCATTGCGAGTAATGAATACCTTCGAGCCAGAGCATAAAGGCACACTCATTACTGGAGATTATGTCAGTGAGTCACCTTGCGTAGAAATTATTGCAGGCAAAAAAGGTGTTTATGCGATTGAGCTTTTTGACCAAGATATGGCTGGATTGTTTCATATTTACGATCCAAAAATTGTATCTGTGATTAAAGAGTTCAAAGCACAAATAGTGTCTAAAGATATTAATGCTAATACCGTCACGCATTATTTATCGACTAATTTAAAAACCATAAAACGCATTCGTAAGAAGTTAGAATCGCTATTTCCACAAGCGGAGCTTGACCAACGCAAAGTCGCGATTGTTTCGGCGATTGGCAGTGACCTAGCCATCAAAGGATTATTAGCGAAAACTTCTAAAGCAATTGCAGACGCCGATGTGGGTGTATTGGCCATTCATCAATGCATGCGCCAGGTTGATATCCAGTTTATTGTTGAAGAAGAAGATTACGAAAAGACAATAAAAGCGCTACACTCTGCTTTAGTTGAAATTTATGATCACGGAAGGGCAATATGTTTAGCATCATGA
- the ychF gene encoding redox-regulated ATPase YchF: protein MGIKCGIVGLPNVGKSTLFNALTQAGIDAENFPFCTIEPNTGVVPVPDPRQDKIAAIVNPKRTIPTTMEFVDIAGLVAGASKGEGLGNQFLANIRETDAIAHVVRCFDNENVIHVANKVDPASDIEVINTELALSDLDAVEKQLHKLHKKAKGQDKEAIRLVALLEKIKPTLDQAMPVRSVDLSDDEKKELHQFHLLTTKPTLYIANVNEDGFEDNPYLDKVREIAAAENAEVVVICNKLESEIAELEDDEKIEFLSDLGMDEPGLNKVIRASYKLLGLQTFFTAGVQEVRAWTVKVGATAPNAAGVIHTDFEKGFIRAETVAYNDFIEFNGESGAKDAGKWRLEGKEYIVKDGDVMHFRFNV, encoded by the coding sequence ATGGGTATCAAATGCGGCATCGTTGGCTTACCAAACGTCGGTAAATCCACTTTATTTAATGCCTTAACACAAGCAGGCATTGATGCAGAAAACTTTCCTTTTTGTACGATTGAACCAAATACCGGTGTTGTACCGGTGCCGGATCCTCGACAAGATAAAATCGCAGCTATTGTAAATCCAAAGCGCACTATTCCAACCACAATGGAGTTCGTTGACATTGCTGGATTAGTGGCTGGGGCCTCTAAAGGTGAAGGTCTTGGCAATCAGTTTTTAGCCAACATTCGAGAAACCGATGCCATTGCACACGTGGTTCGTTGCTTTGATAACGAGAACGTCATTCACGTCGCCAACAAAGTAGACCCAGCGTCTGACATTGAAGTGATCAATACTGAGCTAGCACTGTCTGATCTCGATGCTGTTGAAAAACAGCTGCATAAGCTACATAAAAAAGCCAAAGGCCAAGATAAAGAGGCCATTCGCTTAGTCGCTCTTTTGGAAAAGATTAAGCCGACACTTGATCAAGCCATGCCAGTGCGTTCTGTCGATCTAAGTGATGATGAAAAGAAAGAACTCCATCAGTTCCACTTGTTGACGACTAAGCCGACGCTATACATAGCCAACGTCAATGAAGATGGCTTTGAAGACAATCCGTATTTAGATAAAGTACGTGAAATTGCGGCCGCCGAAAACGCGGAAGTGGTTGTGATATGCAATAAGTTAGAGTCTGAAATTGCAGAATTAGAAGATGACGAAAAAATCGAATTCTTAAGTGATTTAGGCATGGATGAACCCGGTTTAAACAAAGTTATTCGAGCCTCTTACAAATTACTAGGCTTACAAACCTTCTTTACGGCTGGTGTACAAGAAGTTCGCGCTTGGACAGTAAAAGTAGGCGCAACGGCACCTAATGCCGCAGGGGTTATCCATACTGACTTTGAAAAAGGATTTATTCGCGCTGAAACGGTTGCCTACAATGATTTCATCGAATTTAACGGTGAATCTGGTGCAAAAGACGCTGGAAAGTGGCGCCTTGAAGGTAAAGAATACATTGTCAAAGACGGCGACGTAATGCACTTCCGTTTTAACGTTTAA
- a CDS encoding MgtC/SapB family protein — MELLLSIEPFSWGSVFGAILCGCIIGLERQLRGKPVGIRTSSLIVLGTYVFITSAMAVATDVSDPSRIIGQVVTGVGFLGAGVMMAKGGMVIGVTSAAAIWTLAAIGVCIAVIDMITAIKLSVIVVSILYGVDLLEDYSAAFTRGAHKKIRGWRKRP, encoded by the coding sequence GTGGAGTTATTGTTATCTATAGAGCCGTTTAGTTGGGGTTCTGTGTTCGGCGCTATTTTGTGTGGGTGTATCATCGGGTTGGAGCGTCAATTGCGCGGAAAACCCGTTGGCATCAGGACATCTTCATTAATTGTGCTGGGGACCTATGTTTTTATTACTTCTGCCATGGCTGTAGCAACGGATGTATCTGATCCCTCTAGGATCATTGGTCAAGTTGTTACGGGCGTAGGGTTCTTAGGTGCGGGCGTTATGATGGCTAAAGGGGGGATGGTTATAGGTGTGACATCGGCGGCTGCCATTTGGACGCTGGCCGCGATAGGGGTGTGCATAGCCGTCATAGATATGATTACAGCCATTAAGTTATCGGTGATCGTAGTCAGTATTCTCTATGGGGTGGATCTTTTAGAGGATTACTCTGCGGCATTTACGCGAGGGGCGCATAAAAAAATTCGTGGTTGGCGAAAAAGACCTTAA
- the ectA gene encoding diaminobutyrate acetyltransferase — protein MSKEIELKAPESRDGNAVHQLIARCKPLDENSVYCNLLQCDHFANTSVVGKRDEAVVGFVSGYRIPSRMNTLFVWQVAVDSGERGTGLASKMLGHLLERDSMNGVSMLETTITKDNDASWALFNRLAKRMNAPLEKTHHYEADAHFNGAHDTEWLVRIGPFNS, from the coding sequence ATGTCTAAAGAAATTGAGTTGAAAGCACCTGAAAGCCGTGATGGTAATGCTGTGCACCAGCTTATCGCTCGCTGCAAGCCATTGGATGAAAACTCGGTGTATTGCAATTTACTTCAATGTGATCATTTTGCGAACACGTCAGTAGTCGGGAAAAGGGATGAGGCTGTGGTTGGTTTTGTTAGTGGGTATCGAATCCCAAGCCGAATGAATACCTTATTTGTATGGCAAGTGGCAGTAGACAGTGGCGAACGAGGCACTGGATTAGCCTCAAAGATGTTAGGCCATCTACTTGAGCGAGATTCAATGAATGGTGTCTCAATGTTAGAGACCACGATCACTAAAGATAACGATGCCTCTTGGGCGCTGTTTAATCGGTTAGCAAAACGTATGAATGCTCCGCTTGAAAAGACCCATCATTATGAGGCCGATGCGCACTTTAATGGCGCACATGACACAGAATGGTTGGTTCGTATTGGACCTTTTAACAGTTAA
- a CDS encoding DUF2200 domain-containing protein, with protein MARPTHDEMIAKLTFTECYPHYVAKVEKKGRSIEELHQVISWLTGFDEPQLQEFIKNETSFNDFFNLATLHPNAHLIKGVICGYRVEEIENPLSQRVRYLDKLVDELAKGKKLEKILRA; from the coding sequence ATGGCCAGACCCACGCATGATGAAATGATAGCAAAACTTACCTTTACCGAATGTTACCCGCATTATGTGGCTAAGGTTGAAAAAAAAGGCCGCTCCATTGAAGAACTTCATCAAGTTATAAGTTGGTTAACTGGTTTTGATGAGCCACAGTTGCAGGAGTTTATTAAGAATGAAACAAGCTTTAACGACTTTTTTAACCTAGCCACACTGCACCCCAACGCACATTTAATAAAAGGCGTAATATGTGGTTATCGCGTAGAAGAAATTGAAAACCCGCTCTCTCAACGAGTGCGTTATTTGGATAAGTTAGTCGATGAACTTGCAAAAGGAAAAAAGCTCGAGAAAATTTTAAGAGCCTAA
- a CDS encoding acyltransferase, with amino-acid sequence MKRFFQAILGSLSILMLVLFTLFIGIFVFLAILLRVLTPRSLRHKIASPVMVAVANFWISANLVWMKYVLRIDFHNENPVPLTMNQWSLVISNHRSWVDIFALFAVFHRKIPILKFFIKKEMAKVPVVGQAWWALDYPFMQRHSKSYLAKYPEKVNDDLKATKKACEKFSLQPTSVVNFLEGTRFSEEKHGKTKSPYKNLLKPKAGGIAFTIQALGRKFSTVLDVTIAYGGQTPSFWDMACGRVNKVRIHIQPTDVPEKFLEMDYRASSDMRVQFQEWLNERWKLKDALLEQMAE; translated from the coding sequence GTGAAGCGTTTTTTTCAAGCCATTTTAGGCTCACTTTCAATATTGATGTTGGTGTTATTTACACTATTTATTGGCATATTTGTCTTTTTAGCCATTTTATTGCGTGTACTGACACCGCGATCATTGCGCCATAAAATAGCCAGCCCTGTGATGGTGGCTGTGGCTAATTTCTGGATATCCGCCAATTTAGTGTGGATGAAGTACGTTTTACGTATCGATTTTCATAACGAAAACCCAGTGCCTTTAACAATGAATCAATGGTCTCTGGTCATTTCTAACCATCGTAGCTGGGTCGATATTTTCGCGTTGTTCGCTGTATTTCATCGCAAAATTCCTATTTTGAAGTTTTTCATTAAAAAGGAAATGGCCAAGGTTCCGGTCGTCGGTCAAGCTTGGTGGGCATTGGATTACCCCTTTATGCAACGGCACTCTAAATCCTATTTAGCGAAATACCCTGAAAAGGTTAATGATGATTTAAAGGCTACAAAGAAGGCTTGCGAAAAATTCAGTTTGCAGCCTACCAGCGTGGTTAATTTCTTAGAAGGCACACGTTTTTCGGAAGAGAAACATGGAAAAACCAAGTCACCGTATAAAAATTTATTAAAGCCCAAAGCCGGCGGCATTGCGTTTACGATTCAAGCATTGGGGCGTAAATTTTCAACCGTCCTCGATGTCACTATCGCATACGGTGGGCAAACCCCCAGTTTTTGGGACATGGCCTGTGGTCGCGTTAATAAAGTGCGCATTCACATTCAACCCACAGACGTCCCAGAAAAATTTCTAGAAATGGACTATCGTGCAAGCAGTGACATGCGTGTTCAGTTTCAAGAGTGGTTGAATGAGCGTTGGAAACTCAAAGACGCCTTACTTGAGCAGATGGCTGAGTAA
- the ushA gene encoding bifunctional UDP-sugar hydrolase/5'-nucleotidase UshA, with the protein MKKWTLANTSVGLLAVSVLLAGCATGPTYEQDKEYKLTILHTNDHHGRFWQSSRGEYGMAARKTLIDNIRMEVESEGGAVMLLSGGDINTGVPESDLQDAEPDFKGMNMLEYDAMALGNHEFDNPREVLLQQAEWAGFPFLSANIYKGNSTLFPAYEMFEVQGNRVAVVGFTTADTVKIGNPEYMSDLTFKTPVEVAEKLIPKLNKKADLVVAVTHMGHYADGKSGGNAPGDVTLARSVSGIDVIVGGHSQNPLFEPDVQNGTLILQAHEWGKYVGRLDLTVKNGEITNYDYRLIPVNLKDRVKDAEGNSTYVLKEAEIAQDLEMLAMLSPYQKIGAEKLNVVIGSSNGDFIGDRAVVRNQPTNLGVLVARAQKEKAKADLAVMNSGGIRADLEGGEITYKDVLTVQPFGNILSYVDLTGAELLDYLAVAMSKEAGSGAFAQFDGVEIMSTDGVINAAYIDDRPIDMDKMYRLAINSYMASGGDGYPKMSDHPNYVNTGFVDADVMVEFIENNSPLDIADFDPGYTIDRM; encoded by the coding sequence ATGAAAAAATGGACTCTAGCCAACACATCGGTAGGGCTTTTAGCCGTCAGTGTTCTACTGGCCGGTTGTGCCACTGGACCAACCTACGAGCAAGATAAAGAATACAAGCTGACTATATTACACACGAACGACCATCACGGTCGCTTTTGGCAAAGTAGCCGTGGCGAATACGGTATGGCCGCGCGCAAAACCCTCATAGACAACATCCGAATGGAAGTTGAAAGTGAAGGTGGTGCCGTTATGCTGCTATCCGGTGGCGATATTAATACGGGTGTTCCTGAGTCAGACTTGCAAGATGCCGAGCCTGATTTCAAAGGCATGAATATGTTGGAATACGATGCAATGGCCCTTGGGAACCATGAATTCGACAACCCAAGAGAAGTCTTGCTACAGCAAGCAGAATGGGCTGGATTTCCATTTTTATCGGCTAACATTTATAAGGGAAACAGTACTTTATTCCCTGCTTATGAAATGTTTGAAGTTCAGGGCAACCGAGTGGCGGTGGTTGGTTTTACCACGGCAGATACCGTAAAAATTGGCAACCCAGAATACATGAGTGACTTAACGTTTAAAACGCCAGTTGAGGTCGCTGAGAAGTTAATTCCGAAACTTAACAAAAAGGCCGATCTCGTTGTCGCCGTTACTCACATGGGCCACTATGCCGATGGTAAATCTGGCGGAAATGCACCAGGCGATGTAACTCTTGCACGCTCTGTTTCCGGGATTGATGTCATTGTTGGAGGCCACAGCCAAAATCCATTATTTGAGCCAGATGTTCAAAACGGAACTCTAATCTTACAGGCCCACGAATGGGGCAAATATGTTGGTCGTTTAGATTTGACCGTCAAAAACGGTGAGATTACCAATTATGACTACCGTCTTATTCCTGTAAATTTGAAAGATCGTGTTAAAGACGCTGAAGGCAATAGCACCTATGTGTTGAAAGAAGCTGAGATTGCACAAGATCTTGAAATGTTGGCGATGCTATCTCCTTATCAAAAAATTGGAGCTGAGAAGCTAAACGTTGTTATTGGCAGCTCAAACGGTGACTTTATTGGTGACCGGGCTGTTGTTCGTAACCAACCAACTAACCTTGGTGTGTTAGTAGCGCGTGCTCAGAAAGAAAAAGCTAAGGCAGATTTAGCTGTTATGAACTCTGGCGGTATTCGAGCTGACTTAGAAGGCGGTGAAATCACTTATAAAGACGTGTTAACGGTACAACCGTTTGGCAATATTTTGTCTTATGTAGATTTAACCGGTGCTGAGTTGTTGGATTACTTAGCCGTTGCCATGAGTAAAGAAGCTGGCAGTGGTGCTTTTGCGCAATTTGATGGCGTAGAAATAATGTCAACAGACGGCGTGATCAACGCGGCGTATATTGATGATCGCCCAATTGATATGGATAAAATGTATCGCCTGGCCATAAACTCCTACATGGCTTCAGGTGGCGATGGTTATCCTAAGATGAGTGACCACCCTAATTACGTAAATACAGGTTTTGTAGATGCGGACGTTATGGTTGAATTCATTGAGAACAATAGCCCACTCGATATTGCAGATTTTGATCCTGGTTATACGATCGATCGCATGTAA
- a CDS encoding peroxiredoxin family protein, translated as MRLSPPCPSIDFSTTDVFGKPIQLSDYQGKKVMLAFFRDAACPFCNLRVYELTHKYKVWQDSNLEIIAVFSSPADEVRKYVAKHPRPFKLVSDADLDIYNRYGVEHSTSALFKALFFKLPRIIKGMIKGGYPQPNPHVKLVPADFLIGKTGKIEQVWYGKDTSDHMPIEQVERFVAS; from the coding sequence ATGCGATTATCGCCGCCTTGCCCAAGTATCGACTTTTCAACGACCGATGTTTTTGGAAAGCCCATTCAACTCAGCGATTATCAAGGTAAGAAAGTGATGTTAGCGTTTTTTAGAGATGCAGCATGCCCCTTTTGTAATTTACGCGTTTATGAGCTAACCCATAAATACAAAGTTTGGCAAGATTCTAATCTAGAAATCATTGCCGTTTTCAGTTCACCGGCAGATGAAGTGCGCAAGTATGTCGCAAAGCATCCTAGACCTTTTAAGCTCGTCAGCGATGCAGATTTAGATATTTACAATCGATATGGCGTTGAACACAGCACGTCTGCCCTGTTCAAAGCATTATTTTTTAAGTTACCAAGAATAATCAAAGGTATGATAAAAGGCGGCTACCCTCAACCCAACCCACACGTCAAATTAGTGCCAGCCGACTTTCTTATTGGAAAAACAGGAAAAATTGAGCAGGTTTGGTATGGTAAAGACACCAGTGACCATATGCCGATTGAACAAGTAGAACGCTTTGTAGCAAGCTAA
- the ectB gene encoding diaminobutyrate--2-oxoglutarate transaminase, translated as MKVFENFESEVQSYARSFPVVFHKAQGENLFGEDGKEYLDFLAGAGTLNYGHNNKHIKGALVDYIAEDGVTHGLDMHTKAKGEFLQAFNDIILAPRDLNYVMQFTGPTGTNAVEAALKLARNVTGRENIISFTNGFHGVSMGALAATGNSHHRGAAGTSLSGVSRMPFDGYLGDDVDTNAYLDKVLSDSSSGIDKPAAVIVETVQGEGGVNAASVEWLQGLQAVCNKHDVLMIVDDIQAGCGRTGTFFSFEEAGIKPDIVTLSKSLSGYGLPFAVVLMKPELDQWKPGEHNGTFRGNNLAFVTATATLKHYWRTDAFAKDIQNKGKYVNKRLTAMVEKYSEGKFDARGRGMFQGINCIDGEIASKITKEAFKNGMIIETSGADDQVVKVFCPLTISEGNLKRGMDILEKAVERVCLQEDVIPNESDYFDNVQVDDDVKWVG; from the coding sequence ATGAAAGTTTTTGAGAATTTTGAATCAGAAGTACAGTCTTATGCTCGTTCATTCCCTGTTGTTTTTCATAAAGCGCAAGGCGAGAACTTATTCGGTGAAGACGGTAAAGAATATTTAGACTTTTTAGCTGGAGCAGGCACCTTGAATTATGGCCATAACAATAAACACATCAAGGGCGCATTGGTCGATTATATCGCCGAAGATGGTGTAACTCATGGCTTAGATATGCACACCAAAGCAAAAGGCGAATTCTTGCAGGCGTTTAATGACATTATTTTAGCTCCACGAGATTTAAATTATGTAATGCAGTTTACAGGACCAACGGGTACCAATGCCGTTGAAGCGGCGCTAAAACTGGCGCGAAATGTGACTGGGCGCGAAAATATTATTTCTTTCACCAATGGGTTTCATGGCGTAAGCATGGGTGCGCTCGCTGCCACCGGTAACTCTCATCATCGTGGCGCCGCTGGTACCAGTCTTTCTGGTGTAAGCCGAATGCCTTTTGATGGTTACCTTGGTGATGATGTAGATACGAACGCTTACCTAGATAAGGTGCTCAGTGACTCAAGCAGCGGAATTGATAAGCCAGCGGCCGTTATTGTTGAAACAGTTCAGGGTGAAGGTGGTGTGAACGCTGCCAGCGTAGAGTGGTTGCAAGGCTTACAGGCCGTTTGTAATAAGCATGATGTGCTGATGATCGTTGATGATATTCAAGCAGGCTGTGGTCGTACCGGAACATTTTTCAGTTTCGAAGAAGCGGGAATTAAGCCTGATATTGTCACTCTTTCTAAATCATTAAGTGGGTATGGATTGCCCTTTGCTGTTGTGCTCATGAAGCCTGAATTGGATCAATGGAAGCCTGGCGAACATAACGGAACATTCCGAGGTAATAACTTAGCGTTTGTGACAGCGACAGCCACCTTAAAGCATTACTGGCGAACCGATGCCTTTGCAAAAGATATTCAAAATAAAGGCAAATATGTAAATAAGCGCTTAACGGCTATGGTTGAGAAATATAGCGAAGGTAAGTTTGATGCTCGTGGTCGCGGTATGTTCCAAGGCATTAACTGCATTGACGGAGAAATAGCTTCAAAAATCACTAAAGAAGCGTTTAAAAATGGCATGATCATTGAAACCAGTGGCGCAGATGATCAGGTAGTGAAAGTGTTTTGCCCTTTGACTATCAGCGAAGGCAATTTAAAGCGTGGTATGGACATTCTTGAGAAGGCTGTAGAGCGTGTTTGTTTGCAAGAAGACGTGATACCTAATGAATCTGACTATTTTGATAACGTGCAAGTAGACGACGATGTGAAGTGGGTCGGTTAA
- a CDS encoding rhomboid family intramembrane serine protease, whose product MHLLFNSVSLVILGRFIEPLVGSGLFITIYLVTGMAGSTASYFFNQEVLSAGASGAIFGLFGVFIAVLLGKLIQPELAKAWGKNIAMILGINLLMGLFLPVDNAAHLGGLVSGIALGYVSLPVIKKRLLSHLLK is encoded by the coding sequence ATGCACTTGCTCTTCAATTCCGTATCGTTGGTCATACTGGGTCGCTTTATTGAACCCTTGGTTGGCTCTGGCTTATTTATAACTATCTATCTGGTGACGGGAATGGCAGGAAGCACCGCAAGTTACTTCTTTAATCAAGAGGTGCTTAGTGCAGGAGCCTCTGGAGCTATCTTCGGATTATTTGGCGTTTTTATAGCCGTGCTGCTAGGCAAGCTAATTCAACCTGAATTGGCTAAGGCCTGGGGTAAAAACATCGCGATGATTTTAGGGATCAACCTGTTGATGGGATTATTTCTACCGGTTGATAATGCCGCCCATTTAGGCGGCTTAGTTTCCGGCATTGCGTTGGGTTACGTCTCGCTTCCTGTCATCAAAAAGCGATTACTCAGCCATCTGCTCAAGTAA
- a CDS encoding MarR family winged helix-turn-helix transcriptional regulator, with amino-acid sequence MYNFSYTPYDLEELDVKKIDEVLVALRRVIRATDLHSKHLAKTTGLTAPQILLLQTIRTLGNVTIGEIANSMNLSQATVTTIIDRLEKRSLVYRERSTKDKRKVHAHLSEQGIEVLKDAPTPLQDSFAKQFSDLEDWEQTMIIASLQRVAQMMNAQHIDASPVLDVGLLDRHHPAIEKPTN; translated from the coding sequence ATGTATAATTTTTCTTATACACCCTATGATCTGGAAGAATTGGACGTGAAAAAGATAGATGAAGTGCTGGTTGCCTTAAGGCGCGTTATACGAGCGACTGATTTACACTCGAAACATCTAGCCAAAACTACAGGGCTCACCGCACCGCAAATTTTGCTTTTGCAAACCATTCGCACCCTCGGCAACGTAACCATTGGCGAGATCGCAAACAGCATGAATTTAAGCCAGGCTACGGTCACAACGATTATCGATCGTCTCGAAAAACGGTCTTTGGTTTATCGAGAACGTTCAACAAAAGATAAACGCAAAGTACACGCGCACTTGTCAGAGCAAGGCATCGAAGTTCTCAAAGATGCCCCTACACCTTTGCAAGATTCATTTGCAAAACAATTTTCGGATTTAGAAGATTGGGAACAAACAATGATTATTGCCTCCTTGCAGCGCGTCGCCCAAATGATGAATGCGCAGCACATCGATGCATCACCGGTACTCGATGTAGGATTACTAGACAGACACCACCCTGCCATTGAGAAACCTACAAATTAA
- a CDS encoding ectoine synthase produces the protein MIFRTLESAEKEGRKIVSPDGNWDSTRMLLKDDNMGFSFHITTIYKGADFQMHYQNHLESVYCVSGRGEVETLADGKKYSIEPGSLYILDKHDKHVLRAFEEMKMACVFNPPLNGKEVHNKEGAYELEADTID, from the coding sequence ATGATTTTTAGAACGTTAGAAAGTGCCGAAAAAGAAGGGCGTAAAATTGTATCCCCCGATGGAAACTGGGACAGCACTCGTATGTTGTTGAAAGATGACAACATGGGTTTTTCATTCCACATTACCACCATTTATAAGGGTGCTGACTTTCAAATGCATTATCAAAATCACCTTGAGTCGGTTTATTGTGTCAGTGGCCGAGGTGAAGTAGAGACGCTCGCCGATGGGAAAAAATACAGCATTGAGCCAGGCAGTTTATACATTTTAGATAAGCACGATAAACACGTTTTGAGAGCATTTGAAGAAATGAAGATGGCTTGCGTGTTCAACCCGCCATTAAATGGTAAAGAGGTACATAACAAAGAAGGAGCCTATGAGCTAGAGGCCGATACGATTGATTAA